Within Cyanobium sp. AMD-g, the genomic segment GGCGACCTCGTCGGCCTCCACGACGAGAGCCGTTGTCTGCTGGCCGTTGTGGCGGCCGAGAAAGGCACGCGCCTGGATCTCAAGGTCGGTTTCGAGGCGAAGGCCGTCCAGCGCGGGGTGCGTCAGCTCGACCTGCTGGCCGCCCTGCCTGGTGATCAAGCGCCTCCGTCCCGGCTGTCCCAGCCGCCCTGGAGCCTGAGCCAGGAGTCGTTGCAGCAGGCGGCCCCCAGCCCCCGGGAGCTGGCTGCGGCCTGGCTGCTGCTGCTCGCGGATCCGGTACCTCTTGCGCTGGAGGACTTCGTCGACCTGATCGGCGACGGCAGCGACCCCGTGCAACGGGCCGCCTGCTGGCTCTGGCTGCAAAGCCCCCAGACGTTGTTCCGCTGGCGCCAGCAGCAGGTGGAAGCCCGCCCCTTGGTGGATGTCCGGCGGCTGCGTCGGGACGCCCGCCGCCAGCAGCTGGCCGAGCAGCGCCGGCGCCACTGGCAGGACGCCCTGCGCCAGCGCCGCCCGATCGATCCCCGGCAGCTCGATGCCGAGCAGCGCCAGCACCTGGCCCTGCTGCGGGAGTGGGCCAGCGGCGACACCAGCCGTCCCCTGCCCGACGACCTGCACCGCGCCCTGCAGGCGGCCCACTGCGCGATGGAGTCGGCGCCGATCCGGCACCTGCTGGTGGACCTGGGCCAGTGGGAGCGGCACCACCTGCCCTCCCTGGAGAACACCACCTGGGCCGCGGGCTTCTCCGAAGAGCTGGAGGCTGAGGCCCGCCAACTGGTGGAGCTGGCCGCCACGGAGCTTCCCGGCGACGGGCGCCGCCGCGACCTCACCGGCCTGCACACCGTCACCATCGACGATGCGGACACCCGCGACATCGACGACGGCCTCTCCCTGGAGCACGGGCCCGACGGGCCGCCGCGGCTGTGGATTCACATCGCCGACCCCGGCCGGCTGGTGGCGCCGGACAGCCCCCTCGACACGGAAGCCCGGCGCCGGGCCAGCAGCCTCTACCTGGCCCGGGGGCCGCTGCCGATGTTCCCCGAGGTGCTCAGCACCGGCCCCATGAGCCTGCGCATGGGTCAGCGCAGTGCGGCCCTGAGCCTGTGGGTGGAGCTGGCCGATGACGGTGCGGTGGAGGGCTTCGGGCTGGAATCCAGCTGGGTGCGGCCCGCCTATCGGCTCAGTTATGCCGATGCCGATGAACTGATCGAGCTGGCCCCGCCCCAGGAGCGGTATCTCAGTGAGATCCACGGCCTGATGGAGCGGCGGCGCCGTTGGCGCCTGGACCGGGGGGCCCTCGATCTGGACCAGCCCGAGGGCCGGATCCGCTGCGACGACCAGGGACCCCAGCTCGAGATCACCGAACCCTCGGCCTCCCGCACGATGGTGGCCGAGGCCATGATCCTGGCCGGGGCGGTGATCGCTTCCCACGCCCAGGCGCAGGGCCTGGCCCTGCCCTACCGCAGCCAGCTGGCGGCGGAGCTGCCGCCGGAAGCGGAGCTGCAGGGCCTGCCCGCCGGGCCCGTGCGCCACGCGGCCATCAAGCGCTGCCTCAGCCGGGGCCTGCTCGGCACCAGTCCGGCCCCCCATTTCTCCCTGGGCCTGCCCTGCTACGTGCAGGCCACCTCACCGATCCGCCGCTACAACGACCTGCTGGTGCAGCGCCAGTTGCTGGCCCACCAGCAGGGGCAGCCGGTGCTGGACGAGGCGGAGCTGGGGGCGCTGCTGAGCGAGCTGGAGGGGGCGATCCGCCAGGGCCTGCAGATCGCCCGGGAGGACCAGCGCCACTGGCAGCAGGTGTGGTTCGAGGCTCAGGCGCAGCACCAGTGGCCGGGGCTGTTTCTGCGCTGGCTGCGGCCCCAGGACCGGCTCGGGCTGGTGCACCTCCCCGATCTGGCCATGGACCTGGCCGCCGAATGCCATGGCGACCCCTCCCCGGGCGATGCCCTCCTGGTGCGCCTTCAGCAGGTGGATTCCCTGCGGGACCTGCTGCGCTTCACGGCCTCGGGCTGAGCCGGGCGGCCTCAGGGACTGAGGTTGTACTTGCCCATCGCCTGCTGCTTGCAGATGGTCTCGGCCTGGGCAATGGTGGCCCGGTCGTTCACCTGCTCGGCCACGCAGGTGCAGGTGTCCTTGGCCAGGCCCGCCGGCACCGGCTTGCCCGCCTTGGTGAAGTCGGCGTTCACTGCCTGGGTGCAGTAATGGATGATCAGCTGGTCGCGCATGTTGTTCAGGCCCTGGGCCCGGGCGGGCAGGCCGGCCAGCAGCAGCGCCGAACCCGCCATGGAGAGCAGCACGGGCAGGGGCCGAAGGGTGGATGCTGGGTTGGCGGACACCATGGGCAAGGACGCTGATCAAAGCGATCCTCGCCGACCTCAGGCCTTCAGGCAGCGGCGCCGCCAGAGCAGCAACAGCACCAGCCCCACGCAGGCCAGGCCCACCGCCGCCGGGAACAGGGCCGTGGTGAGCGTCAGGCGCTCCAGGGACAGGAGCACCAGCAGGTTGCGCAGCACGAACAGGCTGTAGAAACCAACCCGTTCCTGGTCGGGGTGGCCCCAGGCACGCCGCAGGGTGGGCCCGAAGCCCAGCAGATCCACCAGGGTGAGGATCACCACGGCCCAGAGGGGATCGGCGGTGAGAAACCAGAGGGGCAGGGCCGAGGCGGCCCCGGCCAGGAACAGCCAGTCACTCGTCGTGATCTCCCGGTCGGCACCATGGACGTGGGCCAGCCAGGCGATGGAGAACGTGATCAGGGCCGACACGCCGGTGGGCCAGGCCCCGACCCCGCCGCCGCCGGCCCAGGTGGCCAGGAACACCAGCAGGGTGGTGACCCCCCAGATCAGCCAGGAGAACACATGGGGGCGGGTGCGGCCGGCCCGAATCGAGCGGATGTAGGGGAAGAAGGCCGCGAAGGTGAGGGCGATGGCCGCCGCGCTGAACAGTGCCTTCACGGCACGGCGCGCGACACCCGCAGCCAGGGGCCCCAGGGGTTGGCGCAACCGATCAGGGCCGCCGGAGTGGGGCGATCGAGGCCCAGCAGCCAGTGGTGCAACGCCGGCTCCAGGGTGATCAGCGGCCAGGCCCCCGCTTCGCCGTGGAGCACGTAGCCGCCCTGACCATCCGGCACCAGTTCGCCCCGCCAGAGGCGTTCGCCAGGCTCGGGGGGAGGGGGCCAGCCCGCCGGCGCCGCCAGCTGCTCGCCCGCCTCGAGATGCCCATGCCGATCCAGTCGCTCCGGCGCCTCCAGCGCCTGAAGCTGCCGCTCACGCCAGAAGGGGTGGTGCCAGGGGGTGTCCCACAACGGCACCACAGCGGCCGGGGCAAGGGGATCGGCGATCAGGGCCTCCTGGAGTCGGCGCACCGGCAGGGTGGCCGGATCCACTCCATCGCGCACGCACAGGGCGGCCGCCAGTCCGGCGGCCTGGCCGATGTTGAGCACCAGGGGCTGCAGCCGCGTGGCCCCATTCGCCATGTGGCTGACGCCGAAGCCCTTGTCGGCCGCCAGCAGGTTGGTGACCCCCTCACTCACCAGGGCCCCGTAGGGAATCGTGAACGGGGTGCCGCTCCAGCGGCCGCCCCAGCGGCAGCTCTTGGGGGCCAGGGGCCAGTCGCCGCCGGGGTAGTGGTGGTCGTTGGCGTAATTGCCCACCGCAATGCTGCTCAAGGCGCTATCGGCATCGCAGCGGAGCGGGGCGATGCAGGCACCCTCCCCCTGAGGCAACAGGTGCTGCTCCAGCACCAGCTCCCGGGCCACCAGCCGGCGACCCTCGCGCCAGTAGGGCATCAGGGCCAGGGAGCCAGAGCCGCTGAGTCGGCCGGCGGCGGCTTCTTCAGGTGTGGGAAACACCGCCGCCGGCCCCAGCCAGCCGCCGCTGGCCTGGCGCAGGGCGGCGGCGAAAGCCTCGCTGTGGTCGCGCATGGCGGCCAGCAGCTCCGCTTCGGCCGCGTCGGCATCCGCGCCCCCGCCGGCGACCTGCTCGGCGAAGGCCCTCTCCAGGCCATGGTGCCAGTCGTTGCCCTGCAGGGGCCAGTTCAGCATCACCAGGCCCCCGGGCAGGCGGCCGTAGGTGAGGGTGCGCTCCAGGCCGAAGGACTCAGTGGCCGCCGCGAAGGGCTCCGGCAGGTGGGGGGGGCTGCGACGCCAGGCCTCGGCCTCGGGGGCCGCCGTTCCGCCCCGTTCATCCAGTTGGCCCAGGCACACCCAGGTGGGCGACTGGACCGGCTGCCGCTGGAAGAAGGGATCGCGCCCGAGGCGCTCGGCTGAGGGGGCGCTGGGTTCCTGCCAGAGCTCCTTGGCCTCCCAGCCGAAGCGGAAGGGGGCCCCAGCCAGGGGATAGAGCTCGCCCCGGTCGCTGCCATCGATCACCACCGTGGGCAGCAGGCGCCGCGAAACGCCCCGGTGCTCCACGGTCACGGCGTCGATGCGGTCGCCGTCGCGCTCCACAGCCTCCAGCCCCACGCCGGCCCACCACTCCAGCCGTTCCTCGGCGGCCACCCAGCGGCGCAGGATCCGCTCGGCACTGGCGGGGCGGTAGCCGAAGCAGCTCACCCAGTTCTGATCCAGCCCCTCCGGCTCGATTCGTTGCAGGGCCCGCAGCAGGGCCCCCCACAGACCGCTCTGCCAGGGGCTCAGCTCGTTGCCATCGGGGGCGCAGACGCCGGCGGCGCTCACCATGCCGCCGAGCCAGGGCCCGGGGGTGAGCAGCAGGGTGTCGGCGCCGGAGCGGGCGGCCTGCAGGGCGGCGGCCACACCACCGCTGCCGCCGCCCCAGACGAGCACCTCTGCCTTGCGATCGAAACCCGTGCGCATCGGTCAGGCCGGGATCAGGGGGCCAGCATCCCATCCCGGGGCCTCAGTGGAGCCTCAGTGGGGGCCACGGCTAGGATCCGAGCCCCGGGCCAGGTCCCAGCGGTGTCACGGGGAATCTTCCTACCGCCGGCGGATCCGGCCGACGTCGCCTGCCGATGACCTATACCCTCACCACCCCGCTCTATTACGTCAACGACCGCGCCCACCTGGGCAGCACCTACACCACCCTCGCCTGCGACAGCATCGCCCGCTTCCGGCGACTGCAGGGCGAGCGGGTCACGTTCATCACCGGCTGCGACGAGCACGGCCTCAAGATCCAGCGCTCGGCCGAAGCCGCCGGCCTCACCCCCCAGGCCCACTGCGACGCCATCAGCGGCGAGTACCGCGACCTGTGGCGCCGCTGGGGCATCAGCAACGACCGCTTCATCCGCACCACCGACCCGCGCCACCGGGCGATCGTCGAGCAGTTCTTCGCCCGGGTCGAGGCCAGCGGCGATGTGATCGAAGGGCGCCAGCAGGGCTGGTACTGCGTCGCCTGTGAGGAGTTCAAGGAGGAATCCCCTTCGGCCACCGAGCCCCACTGCTCCATTCATCTGCGCCCCCTGGAGTGGCGCGACGAGCTCAACCTCTTCTTCAGGCTCTCCCGCTACCAGCAGCAGATTGAAAAGCTGGTGGCCAGCGAGGGCTTCATCGCGCCGCGCTCCCGGCGCCGGGAGGTGGAGAACTTCGTCGCCGGCGGCCTGCGCGACTTCTCCATCTCCCGGCTCGATCTGCCCTGGGGCATCCCCGTGCCTGGCTACGACGGCCATACCTTTTATGTGTGGTTCGACGCCCTGCTGGGCTACCTCTCGGCCCTGCTGGAGCCCGACGATCCCGCCGACCTGACCCTGCTGGCCGAACGGGGCTGGCCCGCCCAGCTGCACGTGATCGGCAAGGACATCCTGCGCTTCCACGCGGTCTACTGGCCGGCGATGCTGCTCTCGGCCGGGCTGCCCCTGCCGGAGCAGGTGTTCGGCCATGGCTTCCTGACCCGGGAGGGCCAGAAGATGGGCAAGTCGCTCGGCAACGTGCTCGATCCCGACGTGCTGCTGGAGCGCTGTGGCAGCGATGCGGTGCGCTGGTATCTGCTGCGCGACATCCCCTTCGGTGACGACGGCGATTTCCAGCAGCAACGCTTCAGCGATCTGGTCAACAACGACCTGGCCAACACGATCGGCAACCTGCTCAACCGCACCTCCTCGATGGCGCGCCGCTGGTTCGACGGGGCCGTGCCGCCGGCTGGTGAAGCCGCCGCTGCCGACCATCCGCTGGCCCTGCGCTGCCTGGCCTGCGCCGAGACCGTCGACGCGGCCCTTGAGGCCCTCGATTTCCGCTCCGCCGCCGTGGCGATCCTGGAGCTGGCCGAGGCCGCCAACGGCTTCCTCAACGACCGGGCCCCCTGGAAGGCGATCAAGAGCGAAGAGGGCCGGGGCGGAGTGGCCGCCGATCTCTACGCCGTTCTGGAAACCAGCCGCTGGGTGGCCGTGCTGCTGGCCCCCCTGCTGCCCGATCTTTCCGGGCGGATGCTGGGCCAGTTGGCCCAGCCGGAACTGGTGGGCGACAGCGGCTGGACGGCGGCCCGACACTGGGGGAAGCTGGCCTGCGGCGATCCCCTGCCCGAGCCGACGCCGGTGCTGCACCGTCTGGAACTGGATTCCCCCCTTTGAACCCTCCCCTCCTGACCCGACCTTGGCTCCTGGCGGCCCCGCTGCTGTTGCTCACGGGCTGCGGTGGCGGCGAGGTGGCCCGCGAGACGGCCCCCACCCCGTTCGTGTTCCGCTCCCTGGATCTGCGTCAGCAGGACGTGCTTGGGCGTCCCAACTGGGAGCTGACCAGTCCAGAGGCCCGCTATGACCTGCGGCGACGGGTGGCCCGGGCCCTCCAGCCCCGCGGCGTGATCTACAGCAACGGCAAAGCTGCCTACCGGGTGGAGGCCTCCACCGGCACGGTGATCAACGACGGGGCCGTGATCCTGCTGGAGGGTCGGATCCGGCTGCAGCGGCTCGGGAAGGAGCCGGTGATGATCCAGGGTTCCCGGGTGCGATGGATCCCCAACCGCAACCTGATGGAGATCGACCGGCACCCCGAGGGCTTCGACCCCCACACCCGGCTTTCCGCCCAGCGGGCCACCTTCCGCCTCGACAAGGACACCCTGGAGTTGCAGGGCAAGCCCCAGCTGCAGCGCTGGGCCCAGGCGTTCGACCCCTTCCAGGCCAACCCCGCCGGCGCCCCCCAGATCCTGGTGACGGTGGCCTCGGTGCTGTGGCAACCCGGCAGCGGCGCCCTCACCGCCCGCGGGCCGGTGCTGGGAGAACGGCGGCCTCCGGGGTCGCCCGCCGGCGCCCCCCTCCAGACCCTCACGGCCACCTCCCTGAACGGCAACACCCAGACCCAACTGTTCAACCTTGGGCCACCGGTGCTGTTCAGCGACCCAGCGGTGGCTGGTGGCGCCAGCGCCCGGGGCAAGGCCATGCAGGTGGATGCGGCCCAGCAGCTGGTGCGGATTCCGTCAGGCTGCTTCATCCAGCAGGACGGCGCCAGCCTCGAGGCCCGGAGCTGTTCCTGGAACTGGCAGACCCAGGCGGTCGCCGCCGATGGCTCGGTGTTGTTGCAACGGCCCGCCAGTCGCCAGCTCACCCGGGGTCGCCTGCTGCGGGGCCAGCTGGGGGAGAAGGGTTTTGTCGTCGTCACCGCTCCAGGCGGTCGGGTGTTCAGCCAGTTCCAGGTGCCGCCGTCGAAGACACCTCCCCGGCCGGCGCCTCCCCGGCCGAAACCCGAGCCAATTCGCCTGTGAGGCGCCGGGCCCAACCCTCCACCCAGATCAGATCGCTGCGGCTGAAACAGCGCGGCGACCAGCCGCCCAGCACCAGCACCCCCTCCTGTCCCAGGGGTTGGACCAGCACGGCCGGCAGACCGGTGGGCAGGGCGGCGAATTCCTCCCGACCGGGATAGAGCTTCAAGTCCACCAGGGAGATCGCCTTGCCGGTGGCCATGCAGCGACGGCAGATCGCCCCAGGCTGGAACGCACCGCTGCCCAGCAGGCCCCTCTCCAGCAGGACACGGCCGCGCCAGTGGAGCAGCACCACCGCCGCCGGCGTGGCGGTCAGGAGCATCGTGCTGCCCCAGCCCAGCTCTTCGGCCAGGGGAGCGTCCAGATCCGGCGCCAGCTCCAGTCCTTCACGCCCCTGCAGGGGCACCCGCTCCGGAGCCACGGGCTCCACCCGTTGCCACAGCAGGGCCACCAGCAGCAGCAGCACCGACAGGATGCTGCCCAGCACCGAGGCCCGCTCCAGGGAAGGGTCGAGGCTGGGGGCCGTCATCTGGTTGAGCACCACCAGGCCCAGTCCCGTCAGACCACAGGCCAGGACGACGCGGGCGGCGGCGGGCATCGCCATCGTGGAGTTCGGGTACCGAAAGTTCTTTCAGGATGCCGGAACGCAGCGGCAACGGCAGACTGGTGGCGTCTTGCACGATGGCCTTGGCTTCAGTGACCCCTCTGCGCCGGTCCCTGCTCTCCCTGGTGCTGGCCCTGGCCCTGGTGCTGGCCGCTCCCGTTGCCGCTGCCCTGGCCGTCTCCGCCGCCGATCTGCCCCTGCGCCCTCCGGCCGAGCATGTGCTCGACGGCGCCAGGGTGCTCAGCCGGGCCGGCACGGCCGAAATCGAGCACCAACTGGAGGCCTTCTCCGCTGAACGGGTCGATGCCCGGCTGATCACCCTCACCCGGCTCGATTACGGCCTGGGTCTCGACAGCCTGGCCAGCCAGCTGCTGGAGCGTTGGTCGGCCGACCCCCCCGCCGGCAGCAGCCCGGATCCCCTGCTGCTGCTGCTGATCGACACCCAGACCCGGGCCACGGCGATTGCCGCCCAGGCCCCCCTCGACCGGCAGCTGCCGAGCGAACTGCTGGAGAGCACCGCCGCCACCACGATGGCCCAGCCGCTGCGCAGTGGCGATCGCTACCGCCAGGCCGCCGTCGATGCCCTGCAACGGCTTGCCACCGTTCTCCAGGGCGGTGAAGATCCGGGAGAACCCGTCATCGAGGAGACCGCCGCCGTCGTCAGCAACATCCCCACCCGTGAGGAAACCTCCAGCAGCAATGCCTTCACCTGGGTGATCGTGCTGCTGGTGGTGGGAACCGTGGTGCCGATGCTCACCTGGTGGGTCTTCTCCCGTTGATCCCCGCGCGCCTTTCCTCCCCATGGGACTGACTGACTGGATGGGCACCTTCGGGAGGGCCCAGTCACTTGACCTGAGCGCCGATCTCGAGCGCGGCTACGAAGCCGCCCTGCTCATCCAGAGCATCGAGATGGAGCACTACAACGACCGCCCGGTGCGTCCGGAACTGGAGCTGAGCATTCCGCGGGCCATGCAGGCCCAGGTGCTGCGCCGCTTTCGTGCCGCCCTGCAGGTCTGTCGTCAGGCCAGGACAGTGCTGGCCCCCTACCGCCAGGAACTCTCCGGACAGGAACTGCGCCAGTTCCAGCTGATCGACACGGTCACCGGCCGTTACGCCGTGGCCAGGGAGGAGCTGCCGGCCCTGAGTCGCTCGCCGGAGATGCTGCCCCGCAGCCTGGTGAGCGTGGTCGACACGGTGCGCCGCCAGCTGGATCCGGAAGCGGAGGCGAGTGTGGTGGCGGGCTTCCGCCGCCGCCGCGACTCCACCCTGGTGTCTCTGCGCATCCTGCTGCTGCTGATCCTGGTGCCGGTGCTGGTGCAACAGGTGAGCCGCACTTACGTGGTGTCACCGTTGGTGGATCGTTTCGCCCCCGACAACGCCTTCCTCACCTACCCCAGGCCCCACCTGGAGGAGAGGGCTGTCGAGAAGCTGCGCGTCTACCAGGCCGAGATCGAGTTTGATGCGCTGCTGGAGGGCAAACCCCTGCCCAGCCGTGAGGAGCTCCAGACGGAACTGGCCAAACGGGCCCATGTCCTCAAGGAGGAGGCCGATCAGGAAAGCACCCATGCCATCAAGAATGTCCTGGCGGATGTCTGTGGCTTCATCGGCTTTGTGGCGGTCGCCATCGCCGGCCGGCGCGATATTCAGGTGCTGCGGGGCTTCATCGATGAACTGGTGTATGGCTTGAGCGACAGTGCCAAGGCCTTCGCCATCATCCTGTTCACCGACATCTTCGTGGGATTCCACAGTCCGGAGGGCTGGACGGTGCTCCTCGGTGGGATTGCCGACCATCTCGGATTACCAGCCCGGGAGAATTTCGTGATGCTCTTCATCGCCACGTTCCCGGTGGTGCTGGCCACGATCTTCAAGTACTGGATCTTCCGCTACCTCAACCGCGTCTCGCCGTCCTCGGTGGCCACCCTCCGCAACATGAACGGTGGCAGCTGAGTCCCACTCCGGGGAGCCTCGCCAGCCGCACCTCACCCTCGTCAGCGGGCCCTCCCGGGGGGGCAAGAGCCGCTGGGCCGAACATCTGGCCGCCCAGAGCGGCCTCGCGGTGGTCTACCTGGCCACCGGACCATCCCTGCCCGACGACCCGTCCTGGCAGGCGCGGCTGCAGCGCCATCGCCAGCGGCGCCCGCCGCAGTGGGGCTGCCATGAGGTGGGCGGTGAACTCGCCGCCGCCCTCGCCGACCTGGAACCAGCCCAGCTGGCTCTGGTCGATTCCCTCGGCACCTGGGTGGCGGCCCATCTGGATCTGGAGCCCGAGGCCTGGGCCTTCCGCTGCAACGCGCTGATCACGGCCATCCGCCGCTGCCGGGCGCCCCTGGTGGTCGTCTGCGAGGAAACGGGCTGGGGCGTGGTGCCGGCCACGGCCGTTGGCTCCCGCTTCCGTGATCGGCTGGGGACGATGCAGCAGCAGCTCCAGGACCAAAGCGAAGCCGTCTGGCTCGTTCTGCAGGGCCGTGCCATCGATCTGCTGGCTCTCGGCCAGCCTGTGCCTCCCGACCACTGAGGGCCACCCCGCATGCCCCGCGTCGTTCTCTACCAGCCGCAGATTCCGCCGAACACCGGCAACGTGGCGCGCACCTGCGCCGCCACCGGCTCGGAACTGCATCTGATTGAGCCCCTGGGATTCACGATCAGCGACCGCCACCTGCGCCGGGCCGGCCTGGACTACTGGCCCTGGGTCTCGCTGCAGCGCCACGCCGACCTGGCCTGCTTCCAGGCGGAACGGCGGCGGCGGGGCGGCCGCCTGGTGGCCCTCAGCAGCCAGGTGGAGGCGGCCTACACGGATTTCCGCTTCCGCTGCGACGACTGGCTGCTGTTCGGGCGGGAGACGGACGGATT encodes:
- a CDS encoding ribonuclease catalytic domain-containing protein, translating into MPPASRRFTAGDLVGLHDESRCLLAVVAAEKGTRLDLKVGFEAKAVQRGVRQLDLLAALPGDQAPPSRLSQPPWSLSQESLQQAAPSPRELAAAWLLLLADPVPLALEDFVDLIGDGSDPVQRAACWLWLQSPQTLFRWRQQQVEARPLVDVRRLRRDARRQQLAEQRRRHWQDALRQRRPIDPRQLDAEQRQHLALLREWASGDTSRPLPDDLHRALQAAHCAMESAPIRHLLVDLGQWERHHLPSLENTTWAAGFSEELEAEARQLVELAATELPGDGRRRDLTGLHTVTIDDADTRDIDDGLSLEHGPDGPPRLWIHIADPGRLVAPDSPLDTEARRRASSLYLARGPLPMFPEVLSTGPMSLRMGQRSAALSLWVELADDGAVEGFGLESSWVRPAYRLSYADADELIELAPPQERYLSEIHGLMERRRRWRLDRGALDLDQPEGRIRCDDQGPQLEITEPSASRTMVAEAMILAGAVIASHAQAQGLALPYRSQLAAELPPEAELQGLPAGPVRHAAIKRCLSRGLLGTSPAPHFSLGLPCYVQATSPIRRYNDLLVQRQLLAHQQGQPVLDEAELGALLSELEGAIRQGLQIAREDQRHWQQVWFEAQAQHQWPGLFLRWLRPQDRLGLVHLPDLAMDLAAECHGDPSPGDALLVRLQQVDSLRDLLRFTASG
- a CDS encoding FAD-dependent oxidoreductase; translated protein: MRTGFDRKAEVLVWGGGSGGVAAALQAARSGADTLLLTPGPWLGGMVSAAGVCAPDGNELSPWQSGLWGALLRALQRIEPEGLDQNWVSCFGYRPASAERILRRWVAAEERLEWWAGVGLEAVERDGDRIDAVTVEHRGVSRRLLPTVVIDGSDRGELYPLAGAPFRFGWEAKELWQEPSAPSAERLGRDPFFQRQPVQSPTWVCLGQLDERGGTAAPEAEAWRRSPPHLPEPFAAATESFGLERTLTYGRLPGGLVMLNWPLQGNDWHHGLERAFAEQVAGGGADADAAEAELLAAMRDHSEAFAAALRQASGGWLGPAAVFPTPEEAAAGRLSGSGSLALMPYWREGRRLVARELVLEQHLLPQGEGACIAPLRCDADSALSSIAVGNYANDHHYPGGDWPLAPKSCRWGGRWSGTPFTIPYGALVSEGVTNLLAADKGFGVSHMANGATRLQPLVLNIGQAAGLAAALCVRDGVDPATLPVRRLQEALIADPLAPAAVVPLWDTPWHHPFWRERQLQALEAPERLDRHGHLEAGEQLAAPAGWPPPPEPGERLWRGELVPDGQGGYVLHGEAGAWPLITLEPALHHWLLGLDRPTPAALIGCANPWGPWLRVSRAVP
- the metG gene encoding methionine--tRNA ligase, whose amino-acid sequence is MTYTLTTPLYYVNDRAHLGSTYTTLACDSIARFRRLQGERVTFITGCDEHGLKIQRSAEAAGLTPQAHCDAISGEYRDLWRRWGISNDRFIRTTDPRHRAIVEQFFARVEASGDVIEGRQQGWYCVACEEFKEESPSATEPHCSIHLRPLEWRDELNLFFRLSRYQQQIEKLVASEGFIAPRSRRREVENFVAGGLRDFSISRLDLPWGIPVPGYDGHTFYVWFDALLGYLSALLEPDDPADLTLLAERGWPAQLHVIGKDILRFHAVYWPAMLLSAGLPLPEQVFGHGFLTREGQKMGKSLGNVLDPDVLLERCGSDAVRWYLLRDIPFGDDGDFQQQRFSDLVNNDLANTIGNLLNRTSSMARRWFDGAVPPAGEAAAADHPLALRCLACAETVDAALEALDFRSAAVAILELAEAANGFLNDRAPWKAIKSEEGRGGVAADLYAVLETSRWVAVLLAPLLPDLSGRMLGQLAQPELVGDSGWTAARHWGKLACGDPLPEPTPVLHRLELDSPL
- the lptC gene encoding LPS export ABC transporter periplasmic protein LptC encodes the protein MNPPLLTRPWLLAAPLLLLTGCGGGEVARETAPTPFVFRSLDLRQQDVLGRPNWELTSPEARYDLRRRVARALQPRGVIYSNGKAAYRVEASTGTVINDGAVILLEGRIRLQRLGKEPVMIQGSRVRWIPNRNLMEIDRHPEGFDPHTRLSAQRATFRLDKDTLELQGKPQLQRWAQAFDPFQANPAGAPQILVTVASVLWQPGSGALTARGPVLGERRPPGSPAGAPLQTLTATSLNGNTQTQLFNLGPPVLFSDPAVAGGASARGKAMQVDAAQQLVRIPSGCFIQQDGASLEARSCSWNWQTQAVAADGSVLLQRPASRQLTRGRLLRGQLGEKGFVVVTAPGGRVFSQFQVPPSKTPPRPAPPRPKPEPIRL
- a CDS encoding cofactor assembly of complex C subunit B, with the translated sequence MAMPAAARVVLACGLTGLGLVVLNQMTAPSLDPSLERASVLGSILSVLLLLVALLWQRVEPVAPERVPLQGREGLELAPDLDAPLAEELGWGSTMLLTATPAAVVLLHWRGRVLLERGLLGSGAFQPGAICRRCMATGKAISLVDLKLYPGREEFAALPTGLPAVLVQPLGQEGVLVLGGWSPRCFSRSDLIWVEGWARRLTGELARVSAGEAPAGEVSSTAAPGTG
- the psb32 gene encoding photosystem II repair protein Psb32, with translation MTPLRRSLLSLVLALALVLAAPVAAALAVSAADLPLRPPAEHVLDGARVLSRAGTAEIEHQLEAFSAERVDARLITLTRLDYGLGLDSLASQLLERWSADPPAGSSPDPLLLLLIDTQTRATAIAAQAPLDRQLPSELLESTAATTMAQPLRSGDRYRQAAVDALQRLATVLQGGEDPGEPVIEETAAVVSNIPTREETSSSNAFTWVIVLLVVGTVVPMLTWWVFSR
- the pxcA gene encoding proton extrusion protein PcxA; this translates as MGLTDWMGTFGRAQSLDLSADLERGYEAALLIQSIEMEHYNDRPVRPELELSIPRAMQAQVLRRFRAALQVCRQARTVLAPYRQELSGQELRQFQLIDTVTGRYAVAREELPALSRSPEMLPRSLVSVVDTVRRQLDPEAEASVVAGFRRRRDSTLVSLRILLLLILVPVLVQQVSRTYVVSPLVDRFAPDNAFLTYPRPHLEERAVEKLRVYQAEIEFDALLEGKPLPSREELQTELAKRAHVLKEEADQESTHAIKNVLADVCGFIGFVAVAIAGRRDIQVLRGFIDELVYGLSDSAKAFAIILFTDIFVGFHSPEGWTVLLGGIADHLGLPARENFVMLFIATFPVVLATIFKYWIFRYLNRVSPSSVATLRNMNGGS
- the cobU gene encoding bifunctional adenosylcobinamide kinase/adenosylcobinamide-phosphate guanylyltransferase, encoding MAAESHSGEPRQPHLTLVSGPSRGGKSRWAEHLAAQSGLAVVYLATGPSLPDDPSWQARLQRHRQRRPPQWGCHEVGGELAAALADLEPAQLALVDSLGTWVAAHLDLEPEAWAFRCNALITAIRRCRAPLVVVCEETGWGVVPATAVGSRFRDRLGTMQQQLQDQSEAVWLVLQGRAIDLLALGQPVPPDH
- a CDS encoding tRNA (cytidine(34)-2'-O)-methyltransferase; translation: MPRVVLYQPQIPPNTGNVARTCAATGSELHLIEPLGFTISDRHLRRAGLDYWPWVSLQRHADLACFQAERRRRGGRLVALSSQVEAAYTDFRFRCDDWLLFGRETDGLPNALQASAEARLTIPMARRARPGEGGVRSLNLSVSVGIVLFEALRQLGPAGGGEHG